In one Paraburkholderia azotifigens genomic region, the following are encoded:
- a CDS encoding ribbon-helix-helix domain-containing protein, which translates to MCNVYVNADPILYESRTRSLRIHGVITTVRLENLFWDVLHEIASRENMTTTQFAVKLYDELITLRGEVPSNFASFLRVCCLRYLSIVAGKSELTSIPLPVPEPKPRVLKTV; encoded by the coding sequence ATGTGCAACGTGTACGTCAACGCGGACCCGATCCTGTACGAATCGCGCACACGGTCGCTGCGGATCCACGGCGTGATCACGACCGTACGGCTGGAGAATCTCTTCTGGGACGTGCTGCATGAAATCGCGTCGCGCGAGAACATGACGACCACGCAATTCGCCGTCAAGCTCTACGACGAACTGATCACGCTGCGCGGCGAGGTGCCGAGCAATTTCGCATCGTTCCTGCGCGTGTGCTGTCTGCGCTATCTGTCGATCGTCGCAGGCAAAAGCGAGTTAACCAGCATTCCCCTGCCGGTCCCCGAGCCGAAGCCGCGCGTGCTGAAGACGGTATGA
- a CDS encoding LysR family transcriptional regulator has product MADVRDVNLNRLSVFVAVVDAGSLTAAAARLGLAKTMVSTHIQRLEAEVGASLLVRTTRRLGITEAGRAFYDASVKILRTAEEALAEIGGEEAPVRGTLRVSCPIDYGTLVVAPVLVELRRAHPGLDIELLCSDHLVNLIADGIDVAIRLGRLADSNYRAVKLGSFEKWVVASPGFIDTWGEPHTPADLPPLPFVALTVLPRPQTLDLRHTDGHTDSARCENAFLVNTAEAARAATLAGGGLGLLTDFSIRADVAAGRLVRLLPEWSTEAAGIQAVFPPTQHTPPKVRALIDTFRDYLARNA; this is encoded by the coding sequence ATGGCAGACGTACGCGACGTGAACCTGAACCGGCTGTCCGTCTTCGTCGCCGTGGTCGACGCCGGCTCGCTGACGGCGGCCGCGGCCAGGCTCGGGCTCGCGAAGACGATGGTCAGCACGCACATACAGAGGCTCGAAGCGGAAGTCGGCGCGAGCCTGCTGGTGCGCACGACGCGGCGCCTCGGCATCACGGAAGCGGGCCGCGCGTTCTATGACGCAAGCGTGAAAATCCTGCGCACGGCGGAGGAAGCGCTCGCTGAAATCGGCGGCGAGGAAGCGCCCGTGCGCGGCACGCTGCGCGTGAGTTGCCCGATCGACTACGGCACGCTCGTGGTCGCGCCCGTGCTGGTCGAATTGCGCCGCGCGCATCCAGGGCTCGATATCGAACTGCTGTGCAGCGATCACCTCGTCAATCTGATCGCGGACGGCATCGACGTCGCGATCCGGCTCGGGCGTCTCGCCGATTCGAACTATCGCGCGGTGAAGCTCGGCAGCTTCGAGAAGTGGGTCGTCGCGAGTCCCGGGTTCATCGACACCTGGGGCGAGCCGCACACGCCCGCCGATCTGCCCCCGCTGCCTTTCGTCGCGCTAACGGTTCTGCCGCGCCCGCAAACACTTGATCTGCGCCACACGGACGGCCACACCGACAGCGCGCGCTGCGAGAATGCGTTTCTCGTGAACACGGCGGAAGCCGCGCGTGCGGCGACGCTCGCGGGCGGCGGCCTCGGTCTGTTGACCGACTTTTCGATCCGCGCCGACGTCGCGGCCGGGCGTCTCGTGCGCCTGCTGCCCGAATGGTCGACGGAAGCGGCGGGTATCCAGGCCGTGTTTCCGCCGACGCAGCACACGCCGCCCAAAGTTCGCGCGCTGATCGACACGTTCAGAGACTATCTCGCGCGCAACGCCTGA
- a CDS encoding sensor domain-containing diguanylate cyclase, with protein sequence MKNIDDTQHMLGAAFLRHDDSNATMRAEGERLEHDSAVYRTLLESTKAIPWKIDWATMAFTYIGPQIEALLGWAPSSWKTVNDWAERMHPDDRQKVVEFCVAQSQAGTDHEADYRALTKDGGYVWLRDVVHVVRKPDGGVDSLIGFMFDISERKRTEEKLARLQKELEELSFKDGLTGTGNRRMFDAVMQRAWAAGKESGKPLSLIMIDIDFFKAYNDYYGHIQGDECLKRVAGVLAKAARADDFLGRFGGEEFVMVLPDTDADTAVKMAERCRELIDAEAIAHVRSPHHQRVTASYGVGTIVPDGKTDTTAFINLIDAQLYQAKDNGRNRIVAVDRAGLGGEAFRTHSR encoded by the coding sequence ATGAAAAACATCGACGACACGCAACACATGCTCGGCGCCGCCTTTCTGCGCCACGACGACTCGAACGCCACCATGCGCGCCGAAGGCGAGCGGCTCGAACACGACAGCGCCGTCTATCGCACGCTGCTCGAATCGACGAAGGCGATTCCCTGGAAGATCGACTGGGCGACGATGGCGTTCACCTACATCGGCCCGCAGATCGAAGCGCTGCTCGGCTGGGCGCCGTCGTCATGGAAGACGGTCAACGACTGGGCCGAACGCATGCATCCCGACGACCGCCAGAAGGTAGTGGAATTTTGCGTCGCGCAATCGCAGGCGGGCACCGATCACGAAGCCGACTATCGCGCACTGACGAAGGACGGCGGCTATGTGTGGCTGCGCGATGTGGTGCATGTGGTGCGCAAGCCCGATGGCGGCGTCGATTCGCTGATCGGCTTCATGTTCGACATCAGCGAACGCAAGCGCACGGAAGAGAAGCTCGCGCGTCTGCAGAAGGAACTCGAAGAGCTGTCGTTCAAGGACGGGCTGACGGGCACGGGCAATCGCCGCATGTTCGATGCCGTCATGCAGCGCGCGTGGGCGGCAGGCAAGGAAAGCGGCAAGCCGCTGTCGCTGATCATGATCGACATCGACTTCTTCAAGGCCTACAACGATTACTACGGCCACATTCAGGGCGACGAATGCCTGAAGCGCGTCGCGGGCGTGCTCGCGAAAGCCGCGCGCGCCGACGACTTTCTCGGGCGCTTCGGCGGCGAAGAGTTCGTGATGGTGCTGCCGGATACCGACGCGGACACCGCTGTGAAAATGGCGGAACGCTGCCGCGAACTGATCGACGCCGAAGCGATCGCGCATGTGCGTTCACCGCATCATCAGCGTGTGACAGCGAGCTACGGCGTCGGCACGATCGTGCCGGACGGCAAGACGGATACGACTGCGTTCATCAATCTGATCGACGCGCAGCTGTATCAGGCGAAGGACAACGGCCGCAACCGCATCGTGGCCGTCGATCGCGCGGGCCTAGGTGGCGAGGCATTCCGCACGCACTCGCGATAA